One genomic window of Moorella glycerini includes the following:
- a CDS encoding accessory gene regulator ArgB-like protein → MLSIHHLAHRSAAYLVARLPEGQNKPEVEVVAFGLEVALGTGLQFLVFMAAARYLGLLPEVLAALITMATYRLLAGGVHCSAYYRCLLLSLLTLIFLAYLGRWLAGALGGSLPLAVLPVFAAGLAIARLWAPAATAAAPIINPGRRARLKRACYWWLVLWLAIVSLGYYLGWPGSALASSLLALVFQSFALTPAGFVAVGRADGLLKRLLPLG, encoded by the coding sequence TTGTTAAGCATCCACCATTTAGCCCACAGGAGCGCCGCTTACCTGGTGGCCAGGTTGCCGGAGGGTCAAAATAAACCGGAGGTAGAAGTAGTAGCCTTTGGCCTGGAGGTGGCCCTGGGGACCGGCCTGCAATTCCTTGTCTTTATGGCCGCTGCCCGGTACCTGGGCTTGCTGCCGGAGGTGCTGGCGGCCCTCATAACCATGGCCACCTACCGCCTCCTGGCCGGCGGGGTGCACTGCAGTGCCTATTACCGTTGCTTGCTTTTATCCCTGTTAACCTTAATCTTCCTGGCGTACCTGGGCCGCTGGCTGGCGGGCGCCCTGGGAGGGAGCCTGCCGCTGGCGGTGCTCCCGGTATTTGCCGCCGGCCTGGCTATAGCCCGGCTCTGGGCGCCGGCAGCCACGGCGGCGGCGCCCATTATCAACCCGGGGCGCCGGGCCAGGTTAAAGAGAGCATGTTATTGGTGGTTAGTTCTATGGCTGGCAATCGTTAGCCTGGGTTATTACCTGGGGTGGCCCGGCAGCGCCCTGGCCAGCAGTCTCCTGGCCCTGGTTTTCCAGAGTTTTGCCCTGACACCTGCGGGTTTTGTCGCCGTGGGGCGGGCAGACGGCCTCTTAAAACGTCTCCTGCCCCTGGGATAA
- a CDS encoding DUF116 domain-containing protein produces MRIKKRLFIGLLALSLLFITAVLAGSWYLLVNHTSFLNRLLLVLGFFTLAVLFLIIALGIAGLVLILWQERSRPFLQRLGLIAVNTLFPVALALGRRLGVKAETIKASFIEMNNQLVRLRGLLIEPGKILLLAPHCLQWSGCPHKITVDVYNCRRCGRCPIDSLHALAERYGVRLAVATGGTLARHFVKQYRPRAVVAIACERDLTSGIQDTQPMPVLGVLNSRPHGPCLNTQVNLNQVEQAIQFFLYGKTISQPQVRSEGWEVSSSV; encoded by the coding sequence ATGCGCATAAAAAAGCGCCTTTTCATTGGCCTTCTGGCCCTGAGCCTTTTGTTTATAACTGCCGTGCTGGCAGGCAGCTGGTATCTCCTGGTTAACCATACCAGTTTTCTCAATCGTCTCCTCCTGGTGCTGGGTTTTTTTACCCTGGCCGTCCTCTTCCTCATTATTGCCCTGGGAATTGCCGGGCTGGTACTGATCCTCTGGCAGGAACGCAGCCGGCCCTTCCTCCAGCGCCTGGGCTTAATAGCCGTCAATACTCTTTTTCCCGTGGCCCTGGCCCTGGGCAGGCGCCTGGGGGTTAAGGCAGAAACCATTAAAGCCTCGTTTATTGAGATGAATAACCAGTTAGTCCGCCTCCGGGGCCTGCTGATAGAACCCGGGAAGATCCTCCTCCTGGCTCCCCACTGCCTGCAGTGGAGCGGCTGCCCCCATAAAATCACGGTTGACGTCTATAACTGTCGCCGCTGTGGCCGCTGCCCCATTGATTCCCTTCATGCCCTGGCCGAAAGATACGGTGTCCGCCTGGCCGTGGCTACCGGAGGTACTCTGGCCCGGCACTTTGTCAAACAGTACCGGCCCCGGGCCGTGGTGGCCATTGCCTGCGAGCGCGATTTAACCAGCGGCATCCAGGACACCCAGCCTATGCCTGTCCTGGGGGTTTTAAACTCAAGGCCCCATGGCCCCTGCCTCAATACCCAGGTTAATTTAAACCAGGTAGAGCAGGCTATCCAGTTTTTCCTGTACGGCAAAACAATCAGCCAGCCCCAGGTACGCAGTGAAGGCTGGGAAGTTAGCAGCAGTGTTTAG
- a CDS encoding cyclic lactone autoinducer peptide, producing MLKKLAATVVTLGVALAVLVASGSVSPASVLLWHQPEVPASLRK from the coding sequence ATGTTGAAGAAGCTGGCGGCCACTGTTGTTACCCTGGGTGTGGCCCTGGCCGTCCTGGTGGCCAGTGGTAGCGTATCGCCGGCCAGTGTCTTGTTGTGGCACCAGCCGGAAGTCCCGGCCAGTTTAAGGAAATAG
- a CDS encoding FHA domain-containing protein, producing the protein MAEILLAGLRFVFVVLIYLFLWHVLRLMYLELGPGHTLKRSPAAGGRPVLTVLEAKNGGLKRGERYFLGENITIGRDQHNDIVINDLHVSARHAVITRSGEEWQLLDLDSTNGTYVNGQLLTGPQSLRPGDQVRIGGVTFKVGWEDASRGPFPYRTGAAR; encoded by the coding sequence TTGGCGGAAATTTTACTGGCCGGGTTGAGATTTGTCTTTGTAGTTTTAATCTACCTTTTCCTGTGGCATGTTTTAAGGCTCATGTACCTGGAGCTGGGGCCGGGACATACCCTGAAGCGTTCCCCTGCCGCTGGGGGCCGGCCCGTTTTAACCGTCCTGGAAGCAAAAAACGGGGGCCTAAAAAGAGGAGAAAGATACTTCCTCGGCGAAAATATTACCATTGGCCGCGATCAACATAATGATATTGTCATCAATGACCTTCATGTTTCGGCCCGTCACGCTGTAATTACCCGTAGCGGAGAAGAATGGCAGTTGCTTGACCTGGATAGCACCAATGGGACTTACGTTAACGGCCAGTTACTAACCGGTCCGCAGAGTTTACGGCCCGGCGATCAAGTACGGATTGGCGGCGTGACCTTTAAAGTGGGGTGGGAAGATGCGAGCCGAGGCCCTTTCCCATACCGGACTGGTGCGGCCCGGTAA
- a CDS encoding sensor histidine kinase translates to MLTSTGIIYVLFSAAGRDMQLLRQELYIENLKESLKNLRAQRHDFISHLQTVYGLLQLHMADAALEYITSVCDEVRRPTRIIEVNQPVLAALFQAKAAAAEARGINFQYEINSDLKGFLLPQMDATSIFGNLLDNAIEATLAALPGMEKRIWLRIFNADNCYCFEVGNTGPVIPLELQKKIFERGFTTKKVDKENHGQGLYIVQKLVAAHNGRIEVRSSDQGTVFTVKFPVLSI, encoded by the coding sequence TTGCTTACTTCTACTGGTATAATTTATGTTTTATTTTCTGCCGCCGGCCGGGATATGCAACTCCTGCGCCAGGAGCTGTACATAGAAAATTTAAAGGAGAGCCTGAAGAACCTACGCGCCCAGCGCCACGACTTTATCAGCCACCTGCAGACCGTCTACGGGCTGCTGCAGCTGCACATGGCCGATGCCGCCCTGGAGTACATAACCTCGGTCTGTGACGAGGTGCGCCGCCCCACCCGCATTATTGAAGTCAACCAGCCGGTACTGGCGGCCCTCTTCCAGGCCAAGGCCGCGGCGGCGGAAGCCCGGGGGATAAACTTCCAGTATGAAATAAACAGCGATTTAAAGGGGTTCCTGCTGCCTCAGATGGATGCTACCAGCATCTTTGGCAACCTCCTGGATAACGCCATTGAAGCCACCCTGGCTGCCCTGCCCGGCATGGAAAAGCGCATCTGGCTGCGCATTTTTAATGCCGACAACTGCTACTGCTTTGAGGTAGGCAATACCGGGCCGGTCATTCCCCTGGAGCTGCAGAAAAAGATCTTTGAAAGGGGTTTTACCACGAAGAAGGTCGATAAGGAGAACCACGGCCAGGGGCTGTATATCGTCCAGAAACTGGTGGCGGCCCATAACGGCCGCATCGAGGTCCGCAGCAGCGACCAGGGCACGGTCTTTACCGTGAAATTTCCCGTTTTATCGATATAA
- the priA gene encoding replication restart helicase PriA, with product MANLLVEVAVNSAPGCAPLLTLTYQVPRELASQVKEGSLVLVTVGKRLATGVVVARPDKADRAGLKAIKAVLERDFLPPGMVELGRYLAERYLCPLAVALNTLLPPATGRRLERRWCWLPGAGGETEAALNLANCLPPPAGALAAYLAGRRVAGEGQLQQLGRRRELSGALASLKSHGLVREEWSWREAPRERQPRWVVPGEGVAAAIEALVKKAPRQAAILKDLRDGGPRPVTSFAAGGGYAALKRLEEQGLIRITPLPPGDNKEIYPEIKLNAAQEEAVAIINAALGRGGAFLLHGVTGSGKTEVYLRCAGEALARGYQVLFLVPEHALIPQMVARLRQRLGDRVAVIHGDLPAGERATVWEQARRGEIQVITGSRSALFAPFPRLGLIVVDEEHAGSYKQDTAPRYDAREVAIKRGQLEGAVVILGSATPSTEIFYLARRGKIQLLQLPRRAGNVSLPRVEIVDLRAEFRAGHHGILSRRLEQGITAALAAGQQAILFLNRRGYAPHVLCRRCGHVPLCRHCAVALTYHQDGTLRCHYCGYVQKAGANCPVCGGTVVRLGSGTQRVEEEVRALWPGARILRADGDTTARKGQWEKIYRTFAAGQADILIGTQAITKGMDFPGVALVGVVNADLSLYQPDFRARERTFQLLTQVAGRAGRRTGEGEVIIQTYNPQDPAITLAATQDYHKFYEQEIAMRRNLSYPPFIKLVRLGFTGPDEARVIEAAHEVAGLINSKSSKIQVLGPAPGYPSRLKDNYRWQLLLKVPAWSRYKGHLAASLAAYRNRHDVRMIVDVGPINPW from the coding sequence TTGGCGAATTTGCTGGTAGAAGTGGCCGTCAACTCGGCCCCTGGTTGCGCTCCCCTCCTCACCTTAACCTACCAGGTACCCCGGGAGCTGGCTTCCCAGGTAAAAGAAGGCTCCCTGGTCCTGGTAACGGTGGGGAAGCGGCTGGCCACGGGAGTGGTAGTTGCCCGACCTGATAAAGCGGACCGGGCCGGGCTGAAGGCCATCAAGGCTGTCCTGGAAAGGGATTTCCTGCCGCCAGGGATGGTAGAACTTGGTCGCTACCTGGCGGAACGTTATTTATGTCCCCTGGCGGTAGCCCTGAATACCCTCCTGCCGCCGGCAACAGGCAGGCGCCTGGAACGCCGTTGGTGCTGGCTACCGGGCGCAGGAGGCGAAACGGAAGCGGCTTTAAACCTGGCTAACTGCCTGCCCCCGCCGGCCGGGGCTCTGGCCGCCTACCTGGCCGGCCGCCGGGTGGCCGGGGAAGGCCAGCTACAGCAGTTAGGCCGCCGCCGGGAACTTAGCGGGGCTTTAGCCTCTTTAAAATCCCACGGCCTGGTCCGGGAAGAGTGGTCCTGGCGGGAGGCGCCCCGGGAGAGGCAGCCCCGCTGGGTAGTACCCGGGGAAGGGGTGGCAGCGGCAATAGAAGCCCTGGTAAAAAAAGCGCCGCGCCAGGCGGCCATCCTGAAGGACCTCCGGGACGGCGGACCCCGGCCGGTGACCAGCTTTGCTGCCGGCGGGGGATATGCCGCCCTGAAGCGCCTGGAAGAACAGGGCTTAATTAGGATTACCCCGCTACCTCCCGGGGATAATAAAGAAATATATCCTGAAATCAAACTTAATGCAGCCCAGGAAGAAGCAGTGGCAATTATCAACGCCGCCCTGGGACGGGGAGGGGCCTTTTTACTCCACGGTGTTACCGGCAGCGGCAAAACCGAGGTGTACTTGCGCTGCGCCGGCGAGGCCCTGGCAAGGGGTTACCAGGTCTTGTTCCTGGTTCCGGAGCATGCCCTAATCCCGCAAATGGTAGCCCGGTTAAGACAAAGGCTGGGGGACCGGGTGGCCGTTATCCACGGGGATTTACCTGCCGGCGAAAGGGCAACCGTCTGGGAGCAGGCCCGCCGGGGGGAAATCCAGGTTATCACCGGCAGCCGGTCGGCCCTTTTTGCCCCTTTCCCGCGGCTGGGGCTCATCGTCGTTGATGAAGAACACGCCGGCAGCTACAAGCAGGATACCGCACCCCGCTATGACGCCCGGGAGGTTGCCATCAAGCGGGGGCAGCTGGAAGGAGCGGTGGTGATTCTGGGGAGTGCCACACCCAGTACTGAGATTTTTTACCTGGCCCGGCGAGGGAAAATACAGTTATTACAGCTACCCCGGCGGGCGGGGAATGTGAGCCTGCCCCGGGTGGAGATAGTCGATTTGCGGGCCGAATTCCGGGCCGGTCACCACGGTATTTTAAGCCGGCGGCTGGAGCAGGGGATAACTGCCGCCCTGGCCGCGGGACAGCAGGCCATCCTCTTTTTAAACAGGCGGGGCTATGCCCCCCATGTTCTTTGCCGCCGCTGCGGCCACGTTCCTTTATGCCGGCACTGTGCTGTAGCCCTGACCTATCACCAGGATGGTACCTTGCGCTGCCATTACTGCGGCTACGTGCAAAAGGCAGGAGCCAATTGCCCGGTGTGCGGGGGCACCGTGGTACGCCTGGGTTCCGGCACCCAGCGGGTGGAAGAAGAAGTGCGGGCATTATGGCCTGGGGCCAGAATTTTACGGGCCGATGGGGATACTACAGCCAGGAAGGGCCAGTGGGAAAAGATCTACCGTACCTTTGCTGCCGGACAAGCTGATATCCTTATCGGTACGCAGGCCATTACCAAAGGTATGGATTTTCCTGGTGTTGCCCTGGTGGGTGTGGTTAACGCCGATTTATCCCTGTACCAGCCGGACTTTCGCGCCCGGGAACGTACCTTCCAGCTGTTAACCCAGGTAGCCGGCCGGGCCGGCCGCCGGACCGGTGAAGGGGAAGTTATTATTCAAACTTATAACCCCCAGGACCCGGCTATTACCCTGGCCGCGACCCAGGATTACCATAAGTTTTACGAGCAGGAGATAGCTATGCGGCGTAATTTGAGCTATCCTCCCTTTATAAAACTGGTGCGGCTGGGTTTTACCGGCCCGGATGAGGCCAGGGTAATTGAAGCCGCCCATGAGGTGGCCGGGCTAATCAACAGTAAAAGCAGCAAGATCCAGGTCCTGGGCCCGGCGCCGGGGTACCCGTCCCGGCTCAAGGATAATTACCGCTGGCAGTTGCTTCTCAAGGTGCCTGCCTGGTCGAGGTATAAGGGCCACCTGGCTGCAAGCCTGGCAGCTTACCGCAACCGCCATGATGTCCGTATGATAGTAGATGTAGGGCCCATTAATCCCTGGTAG
- the def gene encoding peptide deformylase, protein MAIHQILIHPDPILREKSQPVKKITPNIWKLLDNLADTMYEAPGVGLAAPQIGVLKRVIVVDVGEGLIELINPEIIAARGRDVGPEGCLSVPGAQGEVPRAAVVTVRGLDRHGRERAIKAEGLLARALQHEIDHLDGVLFIDKVIRWLEDKP, encoded by the coding sequence TTGGCAATTCACCAGATTTTAATCCACCCTGACCCCATCTTACGGGAAAAGTCGCAGCCGGTAAAAAAGATTACCCCCAATATCTGGAAGCTCCTGGATAACCTGGCCGATACCATGTACGAAGCTCCCGGGGTGGGCCTGGCCGCCCCCCAGATCGGGGTCTTAAAGCGGGTCATTGTCGTTGACGTGGGGGAAGGGCTGATAGAACTGATTAATCCGGAAATAATAGCGGCCAGGGGGAGGGATGTAGGGCCGGAAGGGTGTCTCAGCGTCCCCGGGGCCCAGGGGGAAGTACCCCGGGCCGCAGTCGTAACCGTGCGGGGTCTTGACCGTCACGGCCGGGAGAGGGCAATCAAAGCGGAAGGCCTTTTGGCCCGCGCCCTGCAACACGAGATTGACCACCTGGACGGGGTGCTCTTTATCGATAAAGTAATCCGCTGGCTGGAGGATAAACCTTAA
- the rsmB gene encoding 16S rRNA (cytosine(967)-C(5))-methyltransferase RsmB, translated as MKLRPAASAREAALQVIYRVTEEGAFASLALDEVLQASNLEGRDRTLATELAYSAIKAWQTLDWALGLFLKHPLAKLPPWIRCLLRLGGAQLLYLPRIPARAAIYETVELAKKYGHRGTVGLVNGVLRHLERRKDDLPYPDPGSDPAGYLSLRYYHPRWLVEKWLTQFGYAETEALCRADNEPAPMVIRANTLKTTVAGLAARLQDEGATIRPARYAPEGLIVEGLGAVKASPSFREGLFYVQDEGSQLVGHALKPEPGSIVIDASAAPGGKTTHLAQLMADRGTILACDVHPSRLELIQENCRRLGVTCVRAVLADARELGQRYPEVADYLLLDAPCSGLGVLRRRPDARWRKELAGTRELARLQLEILLGARRALKPDGVLVYSTCSLAPEENQEVIRQFLDRAREFSLVSLEPWLPVLPADLEVPARQGWVQYLPQRHGTDGFFIARLKREENRGF; from the coding sequence GTGAAACTCAGGCCGGCTGCTTCGGCCCGGGAGGCGGCCCTGCAGGTCATTTACCGGGTGACGGAGGAAGGGGCCTTTGCCAGCCTGGCCCTGGATGAAGTCTTGCAGGCCTCCAACCTGGAGGGCCGCGACCGCACCCTGGCCACGGAGCTGGCCTACAGCGCCATCAAGGCCTGGCAAACCCTGGACTGGGCCCTGGGCCTCTTTTTAAAACACCCCCTGGCGAAACTGCCGCCCTGGATCCGCTGTCTTTTGCGCCTGGGTGGGGCGCAGTTGCTGTATTTACCCCGGATACCGGCGCGGGCGGCCATCTATGAAACAGTGGAACTGGCCAAAAAATACGGGCACCGGGGCACCGTGGGCCTGGTAAACGGCGTCCTGCGCCATTTAGAACGCCGGAAAGATGATTTACCTTACCCGGATCCCGGGAGTGATCCTGCCGGCTACCTCTCCTTGCGTTACTATCACCCCCGCTGGCTGGTAGAGAAATGGTTGACGCAGTTTGGCTACGCAGAGACGGAGGCCCTCTGCCGCGCGGATAATGAACCGGCCCCCATGGTTATCCGCGCCAATACCCTGAAGACGACAGTAGCCGGCCTGGCCGCGCGCCTCCAGGACGAGGGAGCCACCATCAGGCCGGCCCGCTATGCCCCCGAGGGCCTTATAGTTGAAGGCCTGGGGGCGGTAAAGGCCAGCCCTTCCTTCCGGGAAGGGTTGTTCTATGTCCAGGATGAAGGTTCCCAGCTGGTCGGTCATGCCTTAAAACCCGAACCAGGGTCCATAGTTATCGATGCCAGTGCCGCCCCCGGCGGCAAGACGACCCACCTGGCCCAGCTCATGGCCGACCGGGGCACGATCCTGGCCTGCGATGTCCATCCTTCCCGCCTGGAGTTAATTCAAGAAAACTGCCGGCGCCTGGGGGTGACTTGCGTCCGGGCGGTTCTGGCGGATGCCCGGGAACTGGGGCAACGATACCCGGAGGTTGCCGATTATTTGCTCCTTGATGCCCCCTGTTCGGGGCTGGGGGTATTACGCCGGCGGCCCGATGCCCGCTGGCGCAAGGAACTGGCCGGGACCAGGGAACTGGCCCGGCTGCAGCTGGAGATCCTCCTGGGAGCCAGGCGGGCTTTAAAGCCGGACGGGGTTTTAGTCTACAGCACCTGCTCCCTGGCCCCGGAAGAAAACCAGGAAGTTATCCGGCAATTCCTGGACCGGGCGCGGGAATTCTCCCTTGTTTCCCTGGAACCATGGCTGCCGGTCCTGCCTGCCGACCTGGAGGTCCCGGCCCGGCAGGGCTGGGTACAGTATCTACCCCAGCGCCACGGTACCGACGGCTTTTTCATAGCGCGCTTAAAAAGGGAGGAAAATAGAGGATTTTGA
- the fmt gene encoding methionyl-tRNA formyltransferase: MRLVFMGTPDFAVPALKALLAAGHEIARVVTQPDRPRGRGKKLQPPPVKETALAAGLPVSQPAAMQEEEFLTGLQQWQPEVIVVVAFGRILPREILDLPEKGCINLHASLLPRYRGAAPIHRAVMNGEKETGVTTMWMVPQLDAGDIILQEKLPIGPEATTGEIHDRLAVLGAGLLVHTLDLVATGRAPRQPQDETLATYAPPLQPDEEKINWEQPAGKIYNLIRGLNPWPGAYTLRAGERLKVYGARILDEATTGIPGQVVAVTGEGFVVQAGRGKLLITTVQPQGKKIMPADAYLRGYPLASGEVLGCA, from the coding sequence ATGCGCCTGGTATTTATGGGGACGCCGGATTTTGCCGTACCCGCCCTGAAGGCCCTGCTTGCTGCCGGCCATGAAATAGCCAGGGTGGTTACCCAGCCCGACCGGCCCCGGGGACGAGGTAAAAAACTCCAGCCGCCCCCGGTTAAGGAGACGGCGCTGGCAGCGGGACTGCCGGTGAGCCAGCCGGCGGCCATGCAAGAGGAGGAATTCTTAACCGGGCTACAACAATGGCAGCCAGAAGTCATTGTGGTCGTTGCCTTTGGCCGTATCCTCCCGCGGGAGATTTTGGACCTGCCGGAGAAGGGCTGTATCAATCTCCATGCCTCCCTCTTACCCCGCTACCGGGGGGCAGCCCCCATCCACCGGGCGGTAATGAATGGTGAAAAAGAAACCGGCGTCACCACCATGTGGATGGTGCCGCAATTAGATGCCGGCGACATCATTCTCCAGGAGAAGCTGCCCATTGGGCCGGAGGCCACCACCGGGGAAATCCACGACCGGCTGGCCGTCCTGGGTGCCGGACTCCTGGTACATACCCTGGACCTGGTGGCCACCGGCCGGGCTCCCCGCCAGCCCCAGGATGAAACCCTGGCCACCTACGCGCCCCCCCTGCAGCCGGATGAAGAGAAGATTAACTGGGAGCAGCCGGCAGGAAAAATCTATAACCTTATCCGCGGTTTGAACCCCTGGCCAGGGGCCTACACCCTGCGGGCCGGCGAACGCCTGAAGGTATATGGCGCCAGGATTTTAGATGAAGCAACTACCGGGATACCGGGCCAGGTGGTGGCGGTGACGGGTGAAGGCTTTGTCGTCCAGGCAGGAAGAGGTAAGCTGCTCATTACCACGGTCCAGCCCCAGGGGAAAAAGATCATGCCGGCGGACGCCTACCTGCGGGGTTATCCCCTGGCCAGCGGGGAGGTGCTGGGATGCGCATAA
- a CDS encoding FhaA domain-containing protein: protein MDWLEKNERFWQRLFDSLFRRGADVSLQPVEIAKKLAKTMAARRTVSVSRVYVPNIYLVNLNPKDFERLAAFEHALARELAGYLKKKAAEQNLTMVGEPRVELEVEDELAPGEVRIHARMEEGRPEEDAETNHVEGDTLIYKAIEEEEVDRPGRPSFKLAVIAGPDAGRTFLLRPGKQVLGRHPACDFILTDEQVSRRHCQLEESHDRLLLTDLGSRNGTLVNGKRVERAFLNPGDRMQVGRTVLELQVS from the coding sequence ATGGATTGGCTGGAAAAAAACGAGCGTTTCTGGCAGCGCCTTTTTGATAGCCTTTTCCGCCGCGGGGCCGATGTTTCCCTGCAACCCGTGGAGATTGCCAAAAAACTGGCTAAAACCATGGCGGCCCGGCGGACGGTAAGCGTCAGCCGTGTTTACGTCCCCAATATTTACCTGGTTAATCTCAATCCAAAGGATTTTGAACGCCTGGCGGCCTTTGAACATGCCCTGGCCAGGGAACTGGCCGGCTACTTAAAGAAGAAGGCGGCCGAGCAAAATTTAACCATGGTCGGCGAACCCCGGGTAGAGCTGGAGGTAGAAGACGAACTGGCCCCAGGTGAGGTGCGTATCCACGCCCGCATGGAAGAAGGGCGGCCGGAGGAAGATGCGGAAACCAATCATGTTGAAGGCGATACTTTAATTTACAAGGCCATCGAAGAGGAGGAGGTTGACCGGCCAGGCCGGCCCTCCTTCAAACTAGCCGTCATTGCCGGGCCGGATGCGGGGCGTACTTTCCTCTTGCGGCCCGGGAAGCAGGTCCTGGGGCGCCATCCGGCCTGCGACTTTATCCTTACCGACGAGCAGGTTTCCCGGCGCCACTGCCAGCTGGAAGAAAGCCATGATCGGCTCTTGCTGACGGACCTGGGCAGCCGCAACGGTACCCTGGTTAACGGGAAAAGGGTGGAACGGGCCTTTTTGAACCCCGGCGACCGTATGCAGGTGGGCCGGACTGTGTTAGAATTACAGGTAAGCTAG
- a CDS encoding Stp1/IreP family PP2C-type Ser/Thr phosphatase: MRAEALSHTGLVRPGNEDYFISDVERGLFAVADGMGGHQAGEVASHLALRALQDRLFTGTTGEPLSRLLAAAAFANEIVYRSSLASRERAGMGTTMTAVWIVGPKGFLVHIGDSRAYLFRDGQLEVLTNDHSYVGELVRCGGLTAEEARQHPRRNILTRALGTGGTVNMDSREIELKPGDRLLLCTDGLYEVIPDQELAAIMNRHREMAEAARELLRVALERGGPDNVTVVLALYD, from the coding sequence ATGCGAGCCGAGGCCCTTTCCCATACCGGACTGGTGCGGCCCGGTAATGAAGATTATTTTATTAGCGACGTTGAACGCGGGCTTTTCGCGGTAGCCGATGGTATGGGCGGGCACCAGGCCGGGGAAGTTGCCAGCCACCTGGCTCTAAGGGCCTTGCAAGACAGGCTTTTTACCGGGACAACAGGGGAACCATTGTCCCGGTTGCTGGCAGCAGCAGCCTTTGCCAACGAAATAGTTTACCGTTCGTCCCTGGCCAGCCGGGAACGGGCGGGGATGGGCACGACCATGACGGCCGTCTGGATAGTGGGGCCAAAGGGTTTCCTGGTCCACATCGGTGACAGCCGTGCTTACCTTTTCCGGGACGGACAGTTAGAGGTATTAACTAACGATCATTCTTATGTCGGCGAACTGGTCCGCTGCGGCGGCCTGACAGCGGAAGAGGCCCGCCAGCACCCCCGGCGCAATATCCTTACCCGGGCCCTGGGTACCGGGGGCACGGTCAATATGGACAGCCGGGAAATTGAGCTTAAGCCGGGGGACCGGTTGCTATTGTGTACCGACGGCCTCTATGAGGTCATCCCTGACCAGGAGCTGGCGGCCATCATGAACCGTCACCGGGAAATGGCCGAAGCTGCCCGGGAATTGCTGCGGGTGGCCCTGGAACGGGGCGGGCCGGATAATGTTACGGTGGTGTTGGCCCTTTATGATTAG
- the rlmN gene encoding 23S rRNA (adenine(2503)-C(2))-methyltransferase RlmN: MNTRIDLRGLLPEELAQLATGLGEAPYRGRQLFHWLHRRRATSLDEMTDLPGAFRARLAGRAVLPPVEVENCRVAADGLTRKLLLRLADGELIECVLMSYEDGRRRQTACLSSQVGCAMGCSFCATGQGGFRRNLTPGEIVLQALALVREGQQRDPGARLRNIVFMGMGEPLLNYRAVLKAVRIFEHPAGWGISHRRITISTCGLVPQIRQLAGEKPPLELAVSLHAATNELRERLMPINRRYPLEELIPACRHYSQVTGRRVTFEYALIAGVNDRREDARRLLELLRGTLAFVNLIPLNPVAGSPFQGVSGEKARLFATWLQQAGLAAAVRESRGQDIAAACGQLRYNAGREVL, from the coding sequence ATGAATACCAGGATTGACCTGCGGGGCCTGCTGCCTGAGGAACTGGCGCAGCTGGCGACCGGGCTGGGTGAAGCGCCCTACCGCGGCCGGCAGCTCTTTCACTGGCTCCACCGCCGCCGGGCTACCAGCCTGGATGAGATGACCGACTTGCCTGGGGCTTTCCGGGCCCGGCTGGCCGGGCGGGCTGTACTACCGCCGGTAGAGGTCGAAAACTGCCGGGTGGCGGCCGACGGCCTGACCCGGAAGTTGTTGCTGCGCCTGGCGGACGGTGAGCTGATTGAATGTGTCCTGATGTCCTATGAAGATGGCCGCCGGCGGCAGACGGCCTGCCTGTCCAGCCAGGTGGGCTGCGCCATGGGTTGCAGCTTCTGCGCCACCGGCCAGGGTGGTTTCCGGCGCAACCTTACGCCGGGGGAAATTGTCCTCCAGGCCCTGGCCCTGGTAAGAGAAGGGCAGCAGCGGGACCCGGGGGCCCGCTTGCGCAATATCGTCTTTATGGGCATGGGCGAGCCCCTGCTTAATTACCGGGCCGTCCTAAAGGCTGTGCGGATATTCGAACACCCGGCCGGGTGGGGCATAAGTCACCGGCGGATCACCATTTCTACCTGTGGCCTGGTACCCCAGATTAGGCAGCTGGCCGGGGAGAAGCCGCCCCTGGAACTGGCCGTTTCCCTCCATGCGGCCACCAATGAACTGCGGGAGCGGTTAATGCCCATTAACCGGCGTTATCCCCTGGAAGAGTTGATCCCGGCCTGCCGCCACTATAGCCAGGTGACGGGACGGCGGGTCACCTTTGAATATGCCCTCATTGCCGGGGTCAATGACCGCCGGGAAGACGCCCGCCGTTTACTCGAGTTGCTCCGGGGAACGCTGGCCTTTGTCAACCTGATCCCCTTAAATCCGGTTGCCGGCAGCCCTTTCCAGGGTGTAAGCGGGGAAAAGGCACGGCTTTTTGCTACCTGGCTGCAACAGGCCGGCCTGGCAGCTGCCGTGAGGGAAAGCCGGGGGCAGGATATCGCCGCCGCCTGCGGCCAGCTCCGCTATAATGCCGGCAGGGAGGTGCTTTAA